The Nocardia sp. NBC_01503 sequence GTTGATCACCGGAGCGAGCCGGGGGCTCGGCGCCGCCATCGCCCGCGCGCTCGCGCCCACGCACCGGCTGCTGCTGGGTGCGCGCACGCCGGAGGCCCTGGAACCGATACTGCGGGAATTGCCGGATGCCACAGGGTGGCCGGTGCAGCTGACCGACTACGACGCCGTGGCCGCCGCGGCCGAGTCGATCGAGCGGCTGGATGTTCTGGTGCACAATGCCGGGGTCGCCGACCTGGGAACAATAGCCGATTCGTCCGTTGCGCAGTGGCGGAATACGTTGGAAGCCAACCTGATAGCGGTATCGGAGCTGACCCGGGTGCTGCTGCCCGCGCTGCGCGAAGCGCACGGGCACGTGGTGCTGATCAACTCCGGCGCCGGACTGCGCGCCAATCCCGGCTGGGGTGTCTACGCGGCCAGTAAATTCGCACTGCGCGCCTTCGGTGACGCCCTGCGCCTGGAGGAGCCGGATCTGCGGGTGACTTCGGTGCATCCGGGCCGCATCGATACCGATATGCAGCGTGAGCTGGTCGCGGGGGAGCGCCGCGAATACCAGCCGAGCGAATTCCTCACGCCCGAGACGGTGGCGTGGACGGTGCGCAATGCGATCGAGACCCCGCGCGACGCGCATCCCACCGAGATCGTATTGCGGCCGATCCCACGCTGAGAGCAGCCTTAACGTTTCTTTCGAATTTCGATCGTTTCGCGCGGAATTGGTGTCCAGTTCATCGCGGTCGATATAACCGGATGAGCCGCCCGAAACTGGCGCGGGGTGAAGTGATTCCGCATGCGGAACCGAAATTCGGAGCGATCGAACCCGATGGACAGACGACGGCTGCTGACTCGGCTCGCGGCGGCCACCGCTGGCACCCTGCTCGGATCGGGCGAGGCGCGCGCCGACTTCCCCTTCGGCGCCGGATCATCCGGCGGTCTGCTGCCGCCGAATCTACTTCCCGGAGCGACACTTCCGCCGATCGCACCGCGCGCCGCCATCGGCCCGGGCACCATCAGCGCGCTGCCCGGTGACGGAAACAGTATGGCGTCACCCAACCCGCTCCGTCATCCCGGCCACGAGCATGCCGGGATGACGGAGTGGGGTGTCAGGCGACGATATTCACCAGGCGGCCGGGAACCACGATGATCTTGCGAGGTTCCTTGCCGCCCAACAGCTCCGCGATCTTCTCGTCCGCCAGGGCGGCGGCCTGTACCGCGGCCTGATCGGCGGCGGCCGGGACGCTGACGCGGCTGCGGACCTTACCGTTCACCTGGATCGGGTACTCGACCGAATCCTCCACCAGCAGTGCGGGATCCGCGGCCGGGAACGGGCCGTGCGCCAGGGATGCGGTGTGGCCCAGGCGTTCCCACAGCTCCTCGGCGATATGCGGGGACATCGGGGCCAGCATCAGGACCAGGGGCTCGACCAGGGCGCGCGGTGCGCCGTCGCCGAAGTTCTTGGTCAGATAGTTGGTCAGCTCGATCAGCTTCGCCCCGGCGGTATTGTCCCGCAGGTTGGCGTAGTCGTCGTCCACACCGGCGATCGTCTTGTGCACCAGGCGCAGTGCCTCGCCCGAGGGTTCGGCGTCGGTGACCCGGATGGCGCCGGTCTCCTCATCCACCACCAGTCGCCATACCCGCTGCAGGAAGCGCTGCGCGCCCACCACATCCTTGGTGGACCAGGGGCGTGAGGCATCCAGCGGGCCCATGGACATCTCGTAGAAGCGGAAGGTGTCCGCGCCGTACGCCTCGTACATCTCGTCCGGGGAGACGGCGTTCTTCAGCGATTTGCCGATCTTGCCGTACTCCTGGAAGACCTCGATCTCCACACCGGACGTGTTGGTCCAGAAGAACTTTCCGCCCCGCTCCACGATCTCGGCGGCGGGCACGTACGCGCCACGCTCATCGGTGTAGGCGAAGCCCTGGATATAGCCCTGGTTGAACAGGCGGCGGTACGGCTCGCTCGAGGACACATCGCCCAGATCGAACAGCACCTTCTGCCAGAAGCGCGCGTACAGCAGGTGCAGTACGGCGTGCTCCACACCGCCGATGTACAGATCGACACCGCCCGGATCCCGCGGACCGTGCTCGGCGGTGCGCGGACCCAGCCAGTACTGCTCGTTCTCCTTGGCGCAGAACGCCTCCGAGTTGGTGGGGTCCGCGTAGCGCAGCTGGTACCAGGAGCTGCCCGCCCAGTTGGGCATGACATTGGTATCGCGGCGGTACCGCTTGGGGCCGTCACCCAGATCCAGCGTGACATGCACCCAGTCGGTGGCCTTGGCCAGCGGCGGGGACGGCTCGGAGTCGGCGTCGTCCGGATCGAAGGTGACCGGGGCGAAGTCCTCGATCTCCGGCAGTCGTACCGGCAGCATGGATTCCGGCAGCGCGTGCGCCGCGCCGTCCTCGTCGTAGACGATGGGGAAGGGCTCGCCCCAGTAACGCTGGCGGGCGAACAGCCAGTCGCGCAGCTTGTACTGGATGGTGCCCTTACCGTGGCCATTGGCCTCCAGCTCGGAGATGACCTTCGCCTTGGCGGCGTCGATCTCCAGACCGTCCAGATAGCCGGAGTTCACCAGGGTGCCCTCGCCGGAGTACACGGCCTCCGAGACATCGCCGCCCGCGACCACTTCCACGATCGGCAGGCCGAAGGCGGAGGCGAACTCCCAGTCGCGCGCATCGTGACCGGGGACGGCCATGATCGCGCCGGTGCCGTAGCCACTCAGCACGTAGTCGGCGATGAAGATCGGCACGCGTGCGCCGTTCACCGGATTGGTGGCGTACGAGCCCAGGAAGACGCCGGTCTTCTCCTTGCTCTCCTGCCGCTCCAGATCGGACTTCGCCGCGATCGACTTACGGTATGCGGCAACGGCTTCCGCTGGAGTGTCTGCCCCGCCGAAGGTCCAGCGGGCATCGGTGCCGGACGGCCAGGACGACTCGGTCAGCCGGTCGACCAGCTCGTGCTCGGGGGCCAGCACCACATAGGTGGCGCCGAACAGGGTGTCCGGGCGGGTGGTGAAGACCTCGATGATGTCCGAGCCCGCCTCGAACTTGACCTGCGCGCCGCGCGAACGCCCGATCCAGTTGCGCTGCATGGACTTCACATTGTCCGGCCAGTCCAGCTCGTCCAGGTCGTCGACCAGGCGATCGGAGTACGCGGTGATCCGCATCATCCACTGCCACAGGCGCTTACGGAACACCGGGAAATTGCCGCGCTCACTGCGGCCGTCGGCGGTGACCTCCTCATTGGACAGCACCGTGCCCAGACCCGGGCACCAGTTGACCATCGAATCGGTCTGGTACACCAGGCGATACGAGTCGACCAGGGCATTGCGCTCGGCCGGGGTCAGCTCGCTCCAGGCGCGGTCGTCGCCATTGATGGCGCGCTTACCGCTCTCGAATTCGGTGATCAGCTCGGCGATCGGGCGGGCCTTACCCTGACCCGCGTCGTACCAGGCGTTGTAAATGCGCAGGAAGATCCACTGCGTCCATTTGTAGTACTCGGGATCGGTGGTCGCGAAGGAGCGGCGGCGATCGTGGCCCAGGCCCAGTCGATCCAGCTGACGCTGCATATTCGCGATATTGGATTCGGTGGTCACCCGCGGATGCGCACCCGTCTGCACCGCGTACTGCTCGGCGGGCAGGCCGAAGGCGTCATAACCCAGGGCGTGCAGCACATTCCGGCCGCGCATGCGATGGAAGCGCGCGAACACATCGGTGGCGATATAGCCCAGCGGATGTCCCACATGCAGGCCCGCACCCGACGGGTACGGGAACATGTCCTGCACGAACAGTTTGTCGGCGGGGGTCTCGCCCCGCAGCGGGCCTACCGGATTGGGCGCGTGGAAGGTGCCACGCTCCTGCCACGCCCGCTGCCACTTCTGTTCGACCCGGCCCGCCAGTTCGGCGTTGTAACGGTGTGCGGGCACATCGCTGGCCCCACCCGCCGCCGCGGTGGGTGTGTCGGTTGCACGAGTGTCCTGCACGGTCCTGCCTTCTTATTCCTAGCCGATCCCCGATAAGGTCGCTCACCAGGGTAAAGCGTGCACACCGCTGCGCCCAAAAGGGGTAACGACCTCGCGCACCAACGCACCGGGGAGAAATATTCGAGGTTCGCGGCCGTCCCGCTTCCGGACCGAGCGGAGGGAGGGAAGCGGCGGGACACCCAGGGCCGCGAGCCCTACCGGAGCGGAGCGGAGGTAAATTGAACGCCGTGTTGGTTGTCGCGATGATTCTGTTTGTTCTGTCGGCTGTCGCCGTGGTCACCGGAGTGCTCGGACTGACCGGCACGCTGCCCGGCAACCGCTATTTCGGGGTGCACTCCGAGGCCGCGGTGAAGTCGGAAGAGAACTTCAAGCTGGCCAATCGCGTGGCCGCGCCGACCACCATCGTGGCCGGACTGCTGCTCGCCGCCGGTGCGGCGGTCGCGCTGGTCGGCGGCGGTATCGCCGGGATTCTGATCCCGCTGGCGGCCGTGGTCATCGCGTTCTTCACCCTCGGCGCGGGTGCGCTCGCCGCCGAGAAGGCCCTCGAGGCCGCGGCCCCCGCCGAAGAGGTCGGCGGCTGCGGTAGCGCCTGCGGTTCCTGCTCGCTGCGCGATACCTGCGCGCCCGCCACGAACTGATTCCGCGACCGATCCGTTCCTAGCGGAGGCTTTTGCGCATCCAGATGTGCGGGATGCCCGCGTCATCGCCGATCTCGCCGTACGCCTCGTAGCCGAGCCGCTCATAGAAGCCCCGGGCGTGGGTCTGCGAATGCAGTTCGATCGCACTGAGACCACGCTCACGCGCACGCTCCTCGATGGCCCGGACCAAGGCCACGCCCACACCGGTGCCCCGCGACTCCGGCAATACCGCGAGGCGGCCGAGCACGCCCACGTTCTCGCGCACGAGCAGTCGGCCCGCGCCCATGGGTTGTCCGTCGAGCCGGGCGAGGAAGTGATCGGCGATGGCGTCCAGTTCGTCGAGCTCCAACTCCTGCGGTACACCCTGTTCGGCGACGAACACCTTCATCCGGATGTCGTACGCGTCGGCCAGGTCCCGCTCGGTGCTGACGGTGACTACCTCGATCATGCGGCCAGCATGCCTCAGCGTGCGGTGTCACCCTGTGCACAGGGTGGGGTGGGGACGGTCCGGGAGAGCGGACTCCCGGCCGGATTCAGGTAGAGCACGGTGAGCCGCACCGGACGCGCACCGGGATTGCGGGCCAGGTGCGCGTGCGCGCTTCCGCTCGGTTCGCGGAAGATCCGCCACGGGCGTTTGGTGACCGGTACGCAATCGGTGCCCGGATGGTATAGCGGACCGCCGGTGACCAGGACGAACAGTGTCCCGTCGTGATAGTGCCAGCCGCTCTGCCCGCCGGGACCGATGATCGTCTGACGCAGTACGAATTCCCTACCGGCGCAGGTGAATCGGATCAGTTCACGGCTGCGGGTACCGAATGCCGGGGCCGGATTCGCCCGGAAGCCGCGCTCGGGATCTCGTGCCAGGAATGCCATGGACGAATGATCGCGCAGTGGCGGCCGACTCGACAGCGCGACCGCCCACGCGTCCTCCGGCGAGTCAGTGGTCGTCGTAGTGCCCGGCGTGCGCCGCGTGCCGGTGGCCGTCATGGATGTAGTCGACGTGATCGCCGTGCGGCACCGCGACATGCCCGCAAGCCGGGCCGTGCTCATGGTCGTGGCTGTCATGGGTGATATGCCCGGCGGGCTCGCACTCGTCGAAATGGCCGTCGTGTTCGCGATGCAGATGGCCGTCGTGCACATAGTCGATATGGTCGCCGTGCGGAACGGCTACATGCCCGCAACTTGGACCGTGAACATGATCATGACCGCTATGAGCGGCATGAACCTGCGACATGGAACTCCCTTTCCGAGATGGACAGGACAATCCAGCAAACAGGTACGGACATTAGCACCCATGCATCTGTCGAGACCGGGGTACCCGGCGCATGCGTTCTCGCCGAACCGATGTCCGTGCCGATTCAGCGATTTCGCCAGCGCCGCAGCGGATCTCGTGAGCCGCGCGCCGGTGCGGGCAGTCCGAGCGCCGATGCGAAGGCCGCGGCGTCGGCGGCCGTCGAGTTCTTGGGGCGACTGCTCGCCCACTCCATGAATTTCGCGGTGAAGTCACCTCCGCAGGCATGTGCCAGTAGCGGAAACCGCCGCGCCACCTCGTCCGCGCGCTTGTGCAGCAACGCGTGCGCGGTGGCGGAGATATCGGCCGCGTCGAATCCCGCGGGCACCGAAGCGCCCGCGACCAGGGCGCGCACCAGGGCCGCCTGCTGTTCCGCGAGTCTTCCGGATGGGTTGGGTGCGGATTCTCCCGGAGCCCCCTCACCCGCGACGCGTCCGCTCACGGCCCGGTCGCTCATGCGGAGAGCGCGGGGCGCAGGTGGATGGGTGGGCGGCCGGAGGCGGTGGCGATGGAATTCAATTCGGCCGCGAGTTCCGCTGCGGGGGGATAGTTTCCGTCTCGTTCGAGCATGAGCGGGACCGGACGATCCGCGGTGAATTCGGCGACCAGTGCCAGCACCTCGGCGGGTACCGGGTGCGAATGTGTGTCGTGGTACCGGCCGCCCATCTCGTGCCCGCCCGCGATATGGCAGTAGGCGAGGCGTTCGGTCGGCAGTCGCAGTAACTCGGTGAGCGGATCACGAGATCTGTTCCGCGCGTTGGCATACAGGTTCGCGATATCGATGAGAAGGTGAACGCCGGTACGCTCCACCAACTCCTGGAGGAACTCCGCTTCGGTGAACTCCGCGTCCGGCCATTCGAACAGTGCGGCGATATTCTCCACGGCCAGGGGCACGTCCAGCTCACCCTGGGTGCGGGAGATATTGCGCGCCAGCACATCCAACGCCTCGCGCGTGCGCGGCACCGGCAGCAGATGCCCGGCCTCCACCCCATCCGCGCGTACGAAGGCGATGTGCTCGCTCACCAAAGGCGATCCCAGCGCCCGCGCGCACTCGGCCAGAAGTGCGACCCGATCGGGATCCACCGCCTCCGCCCCGCCCAGTGACAGTGAAATGCCGTGTGGCACTGCCGCCATACCACCGGCTATGAGCAGCGCGAGCTCCTCCGGGACCGCGATAGCGCTGTGCCGCCGACGCTTTCGCGCGGCCGCGTGCCCCCGGTCCGGCGTGACTGGTGCGCGCCGCCGCACGCGCAACGCGCCGAACCAGCCGCCGCGCCGCGAACCAGCATGCGGTGCCAGCGATTCCGCGATGACCTCACAGAATCCGATCCCGTCCAGCGCCGCGATCATGCCGCAGATCTCGGGCCGCCAGCCGACTCCGATCGCCCCGGCCGGCAGCGGATTCTTGGATTCGGGTCGCCGCACTCGATCCGCGGTTTCATCGGCGGTGCGGACGGTGGGCGTCATCCGCCGCAACCTCCGCCGCCGCAGCTGCTTCCACAACTGCCGCTACTGCAACTGCTGCCGCCGCCGCTGTCGCCGCTCGAGCAGTTGGAGCTGGAGCTGGAGCAGCTGCCGCCCGAGCCGCTGGCGCCGCCCGCGGCGAGAGTGCCGGTGGCGCCGGCCAATCCGGGGTCGAGGCTCCACAGCACCATGGCGCCGAACAGGGCGGTGGCCATGGCGGCGCTATCCGGACCGTAGGCGGCGTAGGCGGGGGCGTTATTGGGGCGCAGGTGGCCGTTGCGCTGCATGGATTCCTGTTTGGCGATGCGGCCGCGACGGGTCAGCCGGGGTGCGCGCTGGACCAGGAACGCGCAGCTGAGCACCACTACGAGGGCGAGTGCCAGGTATCCGATGGGGTGCCGGTTGGCGATACCCGCGAACATGCGGACGATGCCGAAGACCAGCAGTGCCCAGAGCGGAAGCGCCGACAGCAGCAGCGCCTTTCGCTGTTCACCACCGATCAGGTAGCCGCGATCGGTGAGCGAATTGCGCAGCGCCGCGATCGATTCGCGGCTGGCGCGGGCGAGGTGGCCGACATGCCGGTGGCGCGCATCGGCGCCGACCATGTACCGGTGCATGCTGCGCGACACCTGGTCCAGGCTCTGCTGTTCGGTACCGCTGGGTGAGCGTGTGGGCGCACCGGTGGAGTCGATGAGTTGATGCCCGCGCAATTGGGCGAGTCCGGCGAGCACCGGCCGCCGATCGTCGAAGAGCATGGCGGTCTCGACCGGCGACAGGGCGGTGGCCAGATGCGCCCGGGAGTGGTCGGTGCGAATGATCCTGGCCCGCTGGGTGAACCCGTATACCGCCGCCGCCAGTCCCAGCAGTACGTACCCGGCGAGGAACTGTGGGCCGGAGATACCCCAGGTATCGGCGGCGATCCGGCTCGCGGCCAGTGCGGTCCCAGGGACCATGGCGTCTCCACCCCCGTGCGTTCGAACAGTCGATCACCACCAGTATCGCCGTCCCACGGGTGGGATGTTAATAACGGAAATATCGGGCGATTAGCCTGGTTCGGTGCGATTTCTCAGCAAGTTCTACATCGACGGGTTCATTCTGTCGATTCTCGCCGTGGTCGTTCTGGCCAGCCTCTTCCCGGCCCGAGGCGAGGCCGCCGAGGTGGTGGGCTGGCTGACGAAAATTGCCATCGCATTGCTGTTCCTGCTCTACGGCGCACGCCTGTCCACCCATGAGGCGATCACCGGCCTCAAGCATTGGCGACTGCATGCCACCGTGCTGGCCTGCACCTTCGTACTCTTCCCGATTCTCGGTGTCGCGGCCCGGGTGCTGGTGCCGCACATCCTGACCGAGGACCTGTATACCGGTCTGCTGTTCCTGTGCCTGGTGCCGTCCACGGTGCAGTCCTCGATCGCCTTCACCTCGATCGCCAAGGGCAATGTGGCGGGCGCGATCGTGAGCGCGACGCTCTCGAATCTGCTGGGCGTCTTCCTGACTCCGGCCCTGGTGATCCTGTTGATGAACACCACCGGTCAGACCCGGGTGGATCTCTCCTCGATCGTCGATATCGTGCTGCAGCTGCTGGTCCCGTTCTTCCTGGGCCAGTTGATCCGGCCGAAGGTGAAGGGTTTCCTGGCCCGCTATGCCGAGCCGACGAAGCTGGTGGACCGCGGCTCCATCCTGCTGGTGGTGTACAGCGCCTTCAGCGCGGGCATGGTGGAGGGCATCTGGCATGCCATGTCGCCGTGGCGGATTCTGCTGCTGGGCCTGGTCTGCTGTGTGCTGCTGGCGATCGTGATCGCCGTGACCTCGGCGCTGGGCCGGGCCCGGCACTTCGATCGCGGCGATCGGATCGTGGTGGTGTTCTGTGGTTCGAAGAAGTCACTGGCCACGGGACTGCCGATGGCGACGGTGCTGTTCGCCGGTCACCCCATCGGCCTGATCGTGCTGCCGCTCATGATCTTCCACCAGGTGCAGCTGATCACCTGTGCGGCGCTCGCACAGCGCTGGGCTCGGACCGCACCGTGAGGGAGAGCACCCGGCTGTCGTCGCGGCGCAGTGGGCGCGCGCCATTGGCGGGCCGGGCGGCCAGGGCGTGCAGGACCGCCCGTCCGGCGGCCGGATCGCCGACGGCTATGCGGGCGCTGCCGTCCGGATAGCGTTTGGCCACGATTCCGGCGCGCGCCAGCGCCGGGGCCACCTCGCGCCCGGGTAGATAGAGGAAGTTCGCGCTACTGCGCGGCACCCGAATACCATTGCGGCGCAGGGCGGTACGCAACATCTCCCGTTCGGTGGTGATGCGCAGGATGCGTTCGCCGAGCTCGGCCGCGGCCGCGTATGACGCGCGCACCGCGGCCACGGCGGTGGTCTGCACACCGAACGGCAGTTGCAGTCGGCGCACCCGCCGCATCAACTCCGGAGCCCCGAACGCGTAGCCGATGCGCAGTCCGGCGAGCCCGTACGCCTTCGAGAAGGTGCGCAGCACCAGCACATTCGGATGCCGTCGCACCAGCTCCACGGCATCGAGACCGTCCGCCGCACCGAGGAATTCGATATACGCCTCATCCAGAATGACCGGCACCCTCGCCGGGATCGTGCACAGGAACGCCTTCAGTTCACTGGCCGCGACCACCGTCCCGGTCGGATTGTGCGGTCGGCATACCGCCACCAGTCCGGTGCGCTCATCCACCGCCCGCGCCATGGCCCACAGGTCCTGGCGGCCCTGGCCGTCCAGGGGCACCGCCTGCGAGCGCAGCCCGACCATACCGCTCATGATCGGATACCCGTCGAAAGTCGTTGTGGCGAAGACGAATCGGGTACCGGGGGCGGGCACGGTCTGCATGATCTGCATGGCCACCCCGGTCGCACCCGAGCCGACCACCACCTGTTCGGCATCCACGCCGAGATGCTCGGCGATGAGTAGTGGCAGCTGCCGCGGCAGGAACTCCGGATACCGATTCGCCTGCAGCAGCGCGTCATCGATGGCCCGCAGCACCGAAGGCAGTGGTGTGAACGGATTCTCGCTGAGGCTCAGATCGAAGCGCACCGTTTCGAAGCGGTACGCCTCCAACGGCGCACTCATCTCGCCGCTCCCCAGCGCACCGCGGCCGCGCCGGCGAAATCTCCCGCGTGTGCGAAGGCCGACATGAGCACCACCGAACCATTGCGGAGTCGGCCCGCCTGGTTCTCGGTGTCGAGGGTGACGGGAATGCCCGCGGCGAACAGGTTTCCGCACTGGTCGAAGGTGTCCGGATGCCGTTCGGCGGGCAGCTCCAGCGCGTCATGCCAATTTCGCAGGAACAGCCGGTTCGGCTGATTGGTGACCAGGGTGTCGATGTCCTGGCTCTTCACCCCGATGCGCTTGCACACCTCATGCGCCACCTCCGGCACCAGCCGGTTCCCGCGCGCGAACACCTTGGCCACCTTCGATTCGGTGAAGCTCACACAGCCCTGGCCTTCGCCCGGTTCCCAGTATTTGCGCTCCGACCCGGTGCTGAACTCCATATCCCCGGCGAATTCGGGGTAGGTGCGGCATTCGATATCGAGAATCGGCGCGCTGCCGTCCTTGACGAGCAAGCCGACGCCGCAGCCGTCCCCGGGCACGGGCGCCTGGGCGAGTTTGCGGATCTCGGTCTGGGTGAAGACCGGACCGGCGCAGTTCTGGGTGGCGACGATCAGCGCGGTGCGCGCGTCGGTGGTCTGCATGATGGTGCGCGCCAACCACATCATGTGTACGAAGGCGGCGCAGCCGCCGTTGTGCACATCGAAGACGTAGTGCGGGTTCATATTCAGTCGCCGCGCCAGTTCACCGCCCGCGCCGAGCACCGGATTGTCCGGCAGCTGGGTGTGCGTTAGCAGGATGTCGATATTCGGAAGTAGCTGTGTCCCATGGCGATCCACGAGGGGGGCGACGGCCCGCTCGGCCATATCGACCACGGTCTCGTCCCGGCCCCGATGATGTCGGGCCTTGGGCGCGCGGAACATGACGTTCTTGGCCATGCGCTCCGAGCGCGAGAACTGCGTGAAGTATTCGGTCCCGACCGGCTCGCCCGGCAGATAACTGGCCACATCGACCAGGCTGACCGGGGGCGGGGAGGTGAGACGAGGGTCCGTGAAATCCATGGCGCGCCTACCTATTTCATCCAGTCGGGGGTGATGGGCAAACCGTTCGAGGCGCGGTACTCGGCAATCGCCTTGAGATTGTCCAGCTCCAGCTGATGCCCCGCGGAGAACATCTCCCAGAAGTCGCCCACCCAGACCTTGCGGCCCTCGGGTGCGGTGTCCTGGTAGGGATTACGGTCGTAGAACGGGTGATGGCAGTTCGTCCACAGCACCACCGATCCGGGCTTGTCGAACACCACCTGGGCGTCGACCACCCGCATCAGATAGACCATCCACAGGTGCTCGCCCTGATCCCAGGCGCAGTGGTAGTCCACGGTCATGGCATCGGGATTGGCGACGGTGCGGGTATAGATCTTCGTATTGGGGCCCAGCCGGTCATACGATTCCCACAGCCCCGGCTCCTCGGTCTCGGTGAAACCGCGCAGACTGTACGTCCACTCCTCCAAAGACCTGGTGTCCGCGAGGTATTCGTACAGGTCCCGGGGTGGGCAGTCGATATACCCCTGCACCGGGCAGTAGTCACCGAAGATCTGGTCGTGGGGATACACCGAGCGGAGCATCTCCAGAATGACGGGGGTGGTGGCCTCGCGGTCCGAGTTCTCGATCCGCAGGAGTCCGGGCACCACCCCCTCCGGGATGTCGCTGAGTGCTGGCAGGGCGCTGGTGGTCACGATTACCTCCTCGGTGCCGTCAAAAACGGCGTGAAGGGCGGGATTTCGTCGGGATCGCAGTCGATGGCGATGAACGACGGCCCGGGACTGCCGACGCAGTGCCGAAGTGATTCGGCGAGCTCGGCTCGGGTGATGGGTGCGTGTGTGCACAGATCCGGGAACATGGCTGCCAGACCGGCGCCCGGATACGCCGGTCGAAATCTGTTGAAGCTGTACCTATCCCCGTAGTACAGCTGTTCGCGAGTTATGCACATGGCATGTGCGTTGTTGTTGAAGACGATGAAGGTGATCGGCAGGCTGTGTTCGATGGCGGTGTGAATCTCCATGCCGTGCATGAAGAACGCGCCGTCACCGGCGATGACGAAGGTGCGGCGCATGGTCCCGTCCGCGCGCTCGTGTCGCGCGAACGACGAGCCGATTCCGGCTCCGAACGCATAACCCATGCCGCCCATCCCCAGGGCGACCGTGAATCGGCCCGCGCGCGGCAGTCGCAGATGATGCACGACTGCCGCACCGGTGTTTCCGGCATCGGCGAAGACGTCCGACCCCTCGGGCAGCGCCTCGTTGATGGTCTCGACCACTTCCCGGTAGCGCAGTCCCGGACCATTCGAGGCCGGGACTCGCAATGGGGTGAGCGAGGTTTCGGATCCCACCGGTTCACTGAGCA is a genomic window containing:
- a CDS encoding SRPBCC family protein; its protein translation is MTTSALPALSDIPEGVVPGLLRIENSDREATTPVILEMLRSVYPHDQIFGDYCPVQGYIDCPPRDLYEYLADTRSLEEWTYSLRGFTETEEPGLWESYDRLGPNTKIYTRTVANPDAMTVDYHCAWDQGEHLWMVYLMRVVDAQVVFDKPGSVVLWTNCHHPFYDRNPYQDTAPEGRKVWVGDFWEMFSAGHQLELDNLKAIAEYRASNGLPITPDWMK
- a CDS encoding 3-oxoacyl-ACP synthase III family protein — protein: MDFTDPRLTSPPPVSLVDVASYLPGEPVGTEYFTQFSRSERMAKNVMFRAPKARHHRGRDETVVDMAERAVAPLVDRHGTQLLPNIDILLTHTQLPDNPVLGAGGELARRLNMNPHYVFDVHNGGCAAFVHMMWLARTIMQTTDARTALIVATQNCAGPVFTQTEIRKLAQAPVPGDGCGVGLLVKDGSAPILDIECRTYPEFAGDMEFSTGSERKYWEPGEGQGCVSFTESKVAKVFARGNRLVPEVAHEVCKRIGVKSQDIDTLVTNQPNRLFLRNWHDALELPAERHPDTFDQCGNLFAAGIPVTLDTENQAGRLRNGSVVLMSAFAHAGDFAGAAAVRWGAAR
- a CDS encoding aminotransferase class I/II-fold pyridoxal phosphate-dependent enzyme: MSAPLEAYRFETVRFDLSLSENPFTPLPSVLRAIDDALLQANRYPEFLPRQLPLLIAEHLGVDAEQVVVGSGATGVAMQIMQTVPAPGTRFVFATTTFDGYPIMSGMVGLRSQAVPLDGQGRQDLWAMARAVDERTGLVAVCRPHNPTGTVVAASELKAFLCTIPARVPVILDEAYIEFLGAADGLDAVELVRRHPNVLVLRTFSKAYGLAGLRIGYAFGAPELMRRVRRLQLPFGVQTTAVAAVRASYAAAAELGERILRITTEREMLRTALRRNGIRVPRSSANFLYLPGREVAPALARAGIVAKRYPDGSARIAVGDPAAGRAVLHALAARPANGARPLRRDDSRVLSLTVRSEPSAVRAPHR